In Larimichthys crocea isolate SSNF chromosome IV, L_crocea_2.0, whole genome shotgun sequence, a genomic segment contains:
- the LOC104922900 gene encoding MAM domain-containing protein 2, translated as MLSFYLLTFAVSIQAHNQLLPGSCNFESNTCEYTSDAGFTSWTLHKDGRFVAVDAATDDEQDDEIGADVRPQAKEITGVLLSPTLDQGEWSCLRLVYQISGSGSLEVLQRTEGKSFDRPLWSSQAPSDSWVISSMDLQNNTEPYRIVIEGKPGQSAGSSVAIFEIHISPGYCLECDFEESHLCGYSNQWNANVNWYVGGGGVQVLNNNIPNDHTYNNKTGHLMYVDSIYAKTFKEVAKLVSPMTKVPISGCLSFQYQRSEERGNLFSVFTRDPLGQYQELWRAGTESQNEWSGTLGEWIPVQVDLKAPYSIQVVFEVAFNSQRGGRVAIDDISFSPEFCSTDTEPNFDPSIANCDFESGLCQYSQDQMGSPWRRVSVKPNIFRNGDHTTGAGSFLLAHSRLSPQSGYVSHLIGPTLPGNMKYCLRFYFSLRGFNQTDRALAVYLQQRNNSQEKIWTQAEKSRGIWIAADVTFQTSQPAKVVFISTCRSFWDCGSVALDDISVNLGDCELTAGSLLSSLSGHCDFEAGLCGYTQDKQSDDADWELRRGPTPTSYTGPRGDHTTGLGYYLHMEASPLLPGQSTRLLSRPLRGSRGLQCLRFYYHMYGSGTGQLSVHLGKDGEDVLLWQRSGEQSIAWLRATVEYQSDSQHQIVFKAIRGSSVRSDIAIDDIILEGGPCPAVEIKSNVGSSNEIE; from the exons GCCGTTTTGTTGCAGTGGACGCAGCCACGGACGATGAACAGGATGATGAGATAGGTGCAGATGTCAGACCACAAGCGAAAGAGATCACAGGGGTCCTGCTGAGCCCCACTCTGGACCAGGGAGAGTGGAGCTGCCTGAGGCTAGTCTACCAGATCAGTGGGTCGGGAAGCCTGGAGGTCCTGCAGCGCACGGAGGGAAAGAGCTTTGACAGGCCACTATGGAGCAGCCAGGCGCCCTCTGACAGCTGGGTCATCTCAAGCATGGATCTGCAGAACAATACTGAACCTTACAGg ATTGTCATCGAAGGTAAACCCGGACAGAGCGCTGGGAGCAGCGTGGCCATCTTTGAGATCCACATAAGCCCCGGATACTGTCTGG AGTGTGATTTTGAGgagtctcacctgtgtggataCAGTAATCAGTGGAACGCCAATGTGAACTGGTATGTGGGAGGAGGTGGGGTCCAGGTGCTTAACAACAACATACCAAATGACCACACATACAACAATAAGACAG GTCACTTGATGTATGTGGATTCCATCTACGCCAAGACTTTCAAAGAAGTGGCCAAGCTGGTGTCTCCCATGACGAAGGTGCCCATTTCTGGGTGTCTGAGCTTTCAGTACCAGCGAAGCGAGGAAAGAGGGAACCTGTTCTCTGTTTTCACCAGGGACCCACTGGGTCAGTACCAGGAGCTGTGGAGAGCAGGCACAGAAAGCCAGAATGAGTGGAGCGGGACGCTTGGAGAATGGATACCTGTGCAGGTGGACCTGAAGGCACCATACTCCATACAG GTGGTCTTTGAAGTGGCCTTTAACAGTCAGAGAGGCGGACGTGTGGCAATTGATGACATTTCCTTTTCTCCAGAgttttgcagcacagacactG AGCCGAACTTTGACCCCTCCATCGCCAACTGTGACTTCGAGTCAGGTCTCTGCCAGTACAGCCAGGACCAGATGGGGTCACCGTGGAGGAGAGTATCCGTGAAGCCCAACATATTTAGGAATGGAGACCACACCACAGGGGCAG GATCTTTCCTGTTGGCTCACTCCCGGCTGAGTCCACAATCTGGTTACGTTAGCCACCTGATCGGTCCAACTCTGCCTGGGAACATGAAGTACTGCCTGAGATTCTACTTTTCCCTGAGGG GTTTCAACCAGACAGATCGGGCTCTTGCTGTGTATCTGCAGCAACGGAACAACAGCCAGGAGAAGATCTGGACTCAGGCAGAGAAGTCCAGAGGAATCTGGATTGCAGCGGATGTTACCTTCCAAACGTCACAGCCTGCCAAG GTGGTTTTCATTAGCACCTGCAGGAGCTTCTGGGACTGCGGTTCTGTGGCTTTGGACGACATCAGCGTGAACCTCGGAGACTGTGAGCTGACAGCAG GTTCGTTGTTGTCGTCTCTCTCTGGACACTGTGACTTTGAAGCCGGTCTGTGCGGTTACACTCAGGACAAGCAGAGTGATGATGCTGACTGGGAGTTGAGGAGAGGACCCACCCCGACCTCATACACCGGGCCAAGAGGAGATCACACCACAGGACTTG GATACTATCTGCACATGGAGGCATCGCCCCTACTGCCCGGTCAGAGTACCCGGCTGCTGTCCCGCCCTCTGAGGGGCTCCAGGGGCCTTCAGTGTCTGCGCTTCTACTACCACATGTACGGCTCGGGCACGGGCCAGCTAAGCGTTCACCTTGGCAAGGACGGAGAGGACGTGTTGCTGTGGCAACGGAGCGGCGAGCAGAGCATCGCCTGGCTGAGGGCCACGGTGGAGTACCAGAGTGACAGCCAGCATCAG ATTGTGTTTAAAGCGATCAGGGGTTCATCAGTGAGGAGTGACATCGCCATCGATGACATTATCTTGGAAGGTGGACCTTGTCCAG